From the genome of Uranotaenia lowii strain MFRU-FL chromosome 1, ASM2978415v1, whole genome shotgun sequence, one region includes:
- the LOC129738087 gene encoding uncharacterized protein LOC129738087 has translation MAAERRIKSLKLRLRSIETSFSLIRVFVDNFREDTQSIEVPVRLENLGVLWADFCKTQAELEAAEVDDPEVIDLQLKQRAQFETEYYRVKGFLLSVNKNNSAPCIQSSQSSAHFPASSQIRLPDVKLPVFNGTLEHWLNFHDLFISLVHSSSELSNIQKFYYLRSSLAGDALKLIQTIGLSANNYPVAWNLLVEHFQNPSRLKQAYIDSLFEFTPLKRESATDLHSLVEKFEANVRILKQLGERTEYWDVLLIRMLSIRLDAKTRRDWEEFASTHEATTFPDLVLFLQRRVTVLQSVSNVNLDTPSIPASKKPVYRAAVVSNQLSATTTQVSFRQCHACSEHHPLYQCSVFSKMTTEDKEKLVRRQQLCRNCLRKGHQARTCQSKNTCRKCRGKHHSQLCSQDSVQAESNRSKTDLNAPKDPIPTGDECSSSLSAAVQRSPSGFRSHKVLLATAVINLVDDRGNTHPARALLDSGSECSFITEALSQKLKVQRNKVHLAISGIGQSSVQARCKLRATVHSRITEFSTVVELFVLPKLTLNLPSTTLNISKWNVPKGIRLADPVFYESHHIDVVLGADIFFELFKTSGRVPLGDSLPTLVNSVLGWVVSGKVSNYNNVSTVASNVATVADVYRLMQRFWAIEEDDSASCLSVEEAACENHFHRTVRRNSEGRYIVRLPLKEADSRIGDNRSIALRRFHMLEARLQQSSDLRSQYQDFMAEYLALGHMRRVDEVLHSNPQYYLPHHAVIRADSATTKVRVVFDASCKSSTGKSLNDALMVGPVIQDDLRAIILRTRINPVLLIADIKQMYRQILVDERDTPLQRILWRNSPDKSIGTFELKTVTYGTASAPFLATRTLQQLADDEKLHFPEGSKVLRKDVYVDDLVTSGSSPDEVTKIRNQLDQLCKRGGFEFRKFASNVEAVLDGISPERRALQSSVELAADQCIKTLGLHWEPSTDNLRFRIQVPDEPHNTVMSKRIALSQIAQLFDPLGLVGPVIVTAKIFMQTLWSLNSDDGKPWGWDQPLPPSLASYWENYTSQLSSLSQLRIPRCIVVSNFETVQLHLFSDASEQAYGACAYFRSTDTAGNIAVGLLTAKSKVAPLKKRSIPRLELCGALEAAQLSKKISFAFGKTFPTFFWVDSTTVLAWLRSTPSNWTTFVANRVSKIQLATEGSTWNHVAGQQNPADHISRGIDADTLLACDLWWQGPEWLRSDQSFWPTSSSNHTFDTQLEYRTAKSTVLTATIEPTFIDAYVARFSKFQTMLRVTAFCLRFSLTRRSPRNSRTFQPFLTSDEIRDAEHVLIRLVQAQEFSDYVAALEASKPTPVKSRLRWFTPFLDSSHLMRIGGRIDRSSLTYDAKHQILLPYQHRFSILLVECYHERHLHAAPQLLLGILRLRYWIIGARNLAKTVVHRCVICVRARPKLVEQFMAELPRERITATRPFTKTGVDYWGPILLKPPQRRAAPTKAFVAIFVCFSTKAVHIELVFDLTTAKFLQALRRFVSRRGPPSDMYSDNGRNFLGARNELKRLLKNPEYTNTVAAECTDLNIRWHFNPPRASHFGGLWESAINSAQKHFLRVVRDRPLAYDDMDTLLCQIECCLNSRPIVPLSDDPTDYEPLTPGHFLVGTALKSVPDENHAEVPFNYLRKWQQTQKLFQDIWRRWHLEYLATLEPRARWCNSPVSIQQNQLVLLKDDATPPIRWPTARVAEIHPGKDGITRVVTLQTPKGYCTRPVAKICLLPIASTPDESKPTAGAEQSTPDKNFEGIQPDPDCSSKL, from the coding sequence ATGGCCGCCGAGCGCAGAATCAAGTCGCTCAAGTTAAGATTACGCAGCATTGAAACATCCTTCAGCCTAATAAGGGTGTTCGTCGATAATTTCCGAGAAGATACCCAGTCTATTGAAGTTCCGGTTCGGCTGGAGAATCTCGGAGTCCTATGGGCGGACTTCTGCAAAACTCAGGCTGAGTTGGAGGCCGCTGAAGTTGACGATCCGGAAGTCATCGATCTTCAACTCAAGCAGCGTGCTCAATTTGAAACGGAATATTACCGTGTCAAAGGATTTTTGCTTTCCGTCAATAAAAATAACTCGGCACCATGCATCCAATCTTCTCAGTCCAGTGCGCACTTCCCTGCGTCGTCTCAAATTCGATTACCCGACGTTAAACTGCCCGTATTCAACGGAACGCTCGAGCATTGGCTTAACTTCCACGACCTGTTCATTTCTTTAGTGCATTCTTCCAGTGAATTGTCTAACATACAAAAGTTTTACTATTTGCGATCCTCCCTGGCTGGAGATGCACTAAAGCTCATTCAAACAATCGGGCTCAGCGCTAACAACTATCCTGTTGCCTGGAATCTGCTCGTGGAACACTTCCAAAATCCATCACGTCTCAAGCAAGCGTACATCGATTCCCTTTTTGAGTTTACGCCATTGAAGCGAGAATCAGCAACCGATCTTCATTCCCTAGTAGAAAAATTCGAAGCCAACGTCCGAATTCTGAAGCAACTGGGTGAACGAACTGAGTATTGGGATGTTCTTCTTATTCGCATGCTGAGTATTCGACTTGATGCTAAAACACGAAGAGATTGGGAAGAATTTGCATCAACTCATGAAGCAACCACGTTTCCGGATTTGGTCTTGTTTCTCCAAAGAAGGGTTACGGTTCTGCAGAGCGTCAGCAATGTTAATCTGGACACTCCGTCCATCCCTGCGTCGAAAAAACCAGTATATCGAGCGGCAGTTGTCAGCAATCAGTTGTCAGCCACTACCACTCAAGTTTCGTTTCGTCAATGCCATGCCTGTTCTGAACATCATCCTCTCTACCAATGCTCTGTGTTTTCGAAAATGACCACCGAGGACAAGGAGAAGCTCGTGCGTCGCCAGCAGCTGTGTCGTAACTGCCTACGAAAGGGTCATCAAGCCAGAACCTGTCAGTCCAAAAACACCTGCCGTAAATGTAGAGGGAAGCACCATAGCCAACTTTGCAGCCAGGACTCCGTTCAAGCTGAATCTAACCGATCGAAAACTgatctcaacgcccccaaggatCCCATTCCCACCGGTGACGAATGTTCTTCATCATTGTCCGCGGCAGTTCAACGGTCTCCCAGTGGATTTCGCTCTCACAAGGTACTTCTCGCAACGGCCGTGATTAATCTTGTTGATGATCGTGGCAATACTCATCCAGCTAGAGCACTTCTCGACTCTGGAAGCGAGTGCAGTTTTATCACCGAAGCACTCTCTCAAAAACTCAAGGTTCAACGCAACAAGGTTCATCTAGCGATCTCTGGCATTGGCCAGTCATCCGTTCAAGCTCGCTGTAAACTTCGGGCCACCGTGCATTCCCGAATTACAGAATTCTCTACTGTTGTCGAACTGTTTGTGTTACCAAAACTTACCCTGAACTTACCATCCACGAcattaaatatttccaaatggAACGTGCCAAAGGGAATTCGATTAGCGGACCCAGTTTTCTACGAAAGCCATCATATCGATGTCGTTCTGGGGGCCGATATCTTTTTCGAACTATTCAAAACTTCCGGAAGAGTACCTCTCGGAGATTCTCTTCCTACTCTAGTGAATTCCGTTCTTGGTTGGGTAGTATCCGGAAAGGTATCGAATTACAATAATGTTAGCACCGTAGCCTCCAATGTCGCAACTGTCGCAGACGTGTACCGCTTAATGCAACGTTTTTGGGCCATCGAAGAGGACGATTCAGCTTCCTGTTTGTCGGTTGAAGAGGCTGCTTGCGAAAATCACTTCCACCGAACAGTTCGACGTAATTCCGAAGGCCGATACATAGTACGACTTCCTTTGAAAGAGGCCGATTCCAGAATTGGTGACAATCGCAGCATTGCCCTTCGTCGGTTCCACATGCTTGAGGCTCGCTTGCAACAGAGTAGTGATCTACGGTCTCAATATCAGGACTTCATGGCGGAATACCTAGCCCTTGGACACATGCGGCGTGTAGACGAAGTTTTGCACTCCAATCCACAATACTATCTGCCTCATCATGCCGTGATTCGTGCTGACAGCGCCACTACCAAGGTGCGAGTCGTGTTTGACGCGTCTTGCAAGTCCTCGACAGGAAAATCCCTCAATGACGCGCTTATGGTCGGGCCAGTTATACAGGATGATCTACGAGCCATAATATTGAGAACCCGAATCAACCCAGTGTTACTAATCGCTGACATCAAACAAATGTACCGCCAAATCCTGGTTGACGAACGAGATACTCCGCTCCAACGAATTCTCTGGCGTAATTCTCCCGACAAATCCATCGGCACATTCGAGCTAAAAACTGTCACCTATGGCACTGCTAGTGCACCTTTCCTTGCTACCAGAACACTTCAGCAACTTGCCGACGATGAAAAACTGCATTTCCCGGAAGGCTCAAAGGTTTTGAGGAAGGACGTGTACGTGGACGATTTGGTAACCAGCGGAAGCTCTCCTGATGAAGTTACTAAAATTCGAAATCAACTGGATCAACTGTGCAAACGTGGAGGTTTTGAATTCCGGAAATTCGCATCGAATGTCGAAGCAGTTCTTGACGGCATCTCTCCGGAAAGACGTGCTCTTCAATCTTCAGTCGAGTTGGCGGCTGATCAATGTATCAAAACTCTCGGGTTGCACTGGGAACCATCGACGGACAATTTACGTTTTCGAATCCAGGTACCTGATGAACCCCACAACACGGTAATGAGCAAACGAATAGCCCTTTCACAGATCGCTCAGCTATTCGATCCCTTGGGTTTGGTCGGTCCAGTCATCGTCActgcaaaaattttcatgcaGACTCTGTGGAGTCTTAATTCGGATGACGGTAAACCCTGGGGATGGGACCAGCCACTGCCTCCCTCTCTCGCAAGTTATTGGGAGAACTACACTTCGCAACTATCATCCCTTAGCCAGCTACGAATTCCACGTTGTATCGTAGTATCAAATTTCGAAACTGTTCAATTGCACTTGTTCTCTGATGCTTCCGAGCAAGCTTACGGTGCGTGCGCTTATTTTCGGTCGACCGACACAGCAGGCAACATTGCAGTTGGTCTGCTAACCGCAAAATCAAAAGTGGCTCCCTTAAAAAAGCGCAGCATACCCCGACTGGAGCTCTGCGGAGCACTCGAGGCTGCCCAACTGAGCAAAAAGATCTCCTTCGCCTTCGGGAAAACTTTTCCAACCTTTTTCTGGGTCGATTCCACTACCGTTCTAGCCTGGCTAAGGTCAACTCCATCCAATTGGACCACATTCGTTGCTAACCGGGTTTCCAAGATTCAACTCGCAACTGAAGGATCGACCTGGAATCACGTAGCCGGTCAGCAGAATCCAGCTGACCACATATCTCGAGGCATTGATGCAGATACGCTTCTCGCTTGTGACTTGTGGTGGCAAGGTCCTGAATGGCTCCGATCAGACCAAAGTTTTTGGCCAACATCATCATCGAATCACACCTTCGATACCCAATTGGAGTATCGAACAGCAAAATCCACAGTTTTAACAGCCACAATCGAACCTACATTCATTGACGCTTATGTGGCAcggttttccaaatttcaaaccatGCTGCGCGTAACAGCGTTTTGCCTGCGCTTTTCTCTAACTCGTCGGAGTCCACGGAACTCCCGAACATTCCAGCCATTCCTCACTTCGGACGAAATTCGCGATGCTGAGCATGTCCTCATCCGGTTAGTACAAGCCCAGGAGTTCTCCGACTACGTCGCAGCCCTCGAAGCATCAAAACCAACTCCCGTCAAATCTCGACTGAGATGGTTCACTCCGTTTTTGGATTCCAGCCACCTCATGCGCATAGGAGGGCGCATCGACAGATCATCGTTGACCTACGACGCCaagcatcaaattctactcCCTTATCAGCATCGCTTCTCCATCTTGCTCGTCGAATGCTACCATGAGAGGCATTTGCATGCAGCACCGCAATTGCTTCTGGGAATCCTGCGCCTCCGGTACTGGATCATAGGGGCCAGGAATCTGGCCAAAACTGTCGTCCACCGCTGCGTTATTTGCGTCCGAGCTCGCCCTAAATTGGTGGAACAATTTATGGCCGAGCTACCAAGGGAGCGCATAACTGCCACCCGACCATTCACGAAAACAGGCGTCGACTACTGGGGCCCGATTCTGCTTAAGCCTCCCCAACGTCGCGCAGCCCCAACCAAAGCGTTCGTAGCAATCTTCGTGTGCTTCAGCACAAAAGCTGTCCACATCGAGCTTGTATTCGATTTGACAACAGCAAAATTTCTTCAAGCCTTGAGACGCTTCGTTTCTCGTCGGGGTCCACCCTCCGACATGTACAGTGATAACGGTAGAAATTTCCTTGGGGCAAGAAATGAGCTAAAACGGTTGCTCAAGAATCCAGAATACACCAACACGGTAGCAGCCGAATGTACTGATTTGAACATCCGCTGGCACTTCAATCCTCCGAGGGCATCCCATTTTGGAGGGCTGTGGGAATCAGCAATTAATTCAGCTCAAAAGCATTTTTTGCGCGTGGTCCGCGATCGTCCGCTAGCGTACGATGACATGGACACCTTATTGTGTCAAATAGAATGCTGTTTGAACTCTCGGCCAATCGTTCCTCTAAGCGATGATCCTACCGACTATGAACCACTTACACCGGGACACTTTTTGGTCGGCACTGCTCTTAAATCTGTTCCGGATGAAAATCATGCTGAAGTTCCGTTCAACTATCTCCGAAAGTGGCAGCAAACACAAAAATTGTTCCAAGATATTTGGCGGAGGTGGCACCTGGAATATTTAGCTACGTTAGAACCAAGGGCTAGATGGTGCAACTCACCTGTGTCGATACAACAAAATCAATTGGTGCTTCTCAAGGACGATGCAACTCCTCCGATTCGCTGGCCGACTGCTAGGGTAGCAGAAATTCATCCGGGAAAAGATGGCATCACCAGGGTGGTCACTCTCCAGACTCCTAAGGGCTACTGCACAAGACCGGTGGCTAAAATTTGTCTGTTGCCGATTGCATCAACGCCTgatgaatcaaaaccaacagcAGGAGCCGAACAATCAACACCAGACAAAAATTTCGAAGGAATTCAACCTGATCCCGACTGCAGCAGTAAACTATAA